One Capsicum annuum cultivar UCD-10X-F1 chromosome 2, UCD10Xv1.1, whole genome shotgun sequence genomic window carries:
- the LOC107859315 gene encoding IgA receptor isoform X1 — protein MEIITASQNSNTHKENESLSSKMAELEKEKEAALSKISQLEREGESALSKIVAVKKKKQAALFKIYELEKEKERTVNKVALLEREGKAAFSKIAVLETEKQAASSKIEELEKEKEDAARKIGLLEKELEAKEEKFGLYTNAQLQKEVELRTKFEVFKRHTNAEREIEKDAAMSKIAMLETELEIKEVRAYKQAIRALREIQVEDKEPREKMKELTITMQKLTEERNYWETLAKGKESETAELVEARKEIIRVLSDHYSPIPGKIMTYKLWNSKEDRKATLSEAICLMGEKLKEAKIKDTGFVKVDQLKPGTKDINLIVKVLNTNVVVDKNQNNRKSSGRHTCSQPRITRVAESLVGDETGSITFTARNEQVDLMEPGSILLLYGAEIQMYRGSMRLAVERSVQIIIAEPVEFVVCEDNNMSLTEYELVDVED, from the exons ATGGAGATCATAACAGCGTCTCAAAATTCAAATACCCAC AAGGAGAATGAATCGCTATCAAGTAAAATGGCCGAGCTTGAGAAGGAGAAAGAAGCTGCATTGAGCAAGATAAGTCAGCTTGAGAGGGAAGGAGAATCTGCACTTAGTAAGATAGTTGcagtaaagaagaaaaaacaagctGCATTGTTTAAGATATACGAacttgagaaagagaaagaacgTACAGTGAATAAGGTGGCTTTGCTTGAGAGAGAGGGAAAAGCTGCATTCAGTAAGATAGCTGTCCTTGAGACGGAGAAACAAGCTGCATCAAGTAAGATAGAGGAGCTCGAAAAGGAGAAAGAAGATGCGGCCAGGAAGATAGGTTTGCTTGAGAAGGAGCTAGAAGCTAAGGAAGAGAAATTTGGATTGTACACAAATGCTCAACTTCAAAAGGAGGTGGAGCTAAGAACCAAGTTTGAGGTATTCAAAAGGCATACAAATGCTGAGCGTGAGATAGAGAAAGATGCTGCAATGAGTAAGATAGCTATGCTTGAGACGGAGCTCGAAATTAAGGAAGTTAGAGCATATAAGCAAGCTATAAGAGCTTTAAGGGAGATCCAAGTTGAAGATAAAGAACCCAGGGAAAAGATGAAAGAGTTGACCATAACTATGCAAAAACTCACTGAGGAAAGAAACTATTGGGAAACTTTAGCTAAGGGCAAAGAAAGCGAGACTGCTGAGCTAGTAGAAGCTCGAAAAGAGATAATCAGA gTTCTTTCTGACCATTACTCACCTATACCGGGCAAAATCATGACTTACAAGCTTTGGAATAGCAAGGAAGACAGGAAAGCTACTCTATCAGAAGCCATTTGTTTAATGGGGGAAAAACTGAAGGAGGCAAAGATCAAAGATACAG GATTTGTCAAGGTGGATCAATTGAAGCCAGGAACAAAGGACATCAATCTAATTGTCAAGGTCCTAAACACTAACGTGGTGGTTGACAAGAACCAAAACAACAGGAAAAGTTCCGGCCGCCACACATGTTCTCAACCGCGAATCACACGCGTAGCTGAGAGCCTTGTTGGAGATGAAACAGGAAGTATCACATTCACTGCTCGTAATGAACAAG TTGACTTGATGGAGCCTGGTAGCATCCTCCTCCTTTATGGTGCAGAAATCCAAATGTATCGAGGTTCCATGAGGTTAGCTGTAGAGCGTAGTGTACAAATCATAATCGCAGAACCTGTGGAATTTGTTGTATGTGAGGATAACAATATGTCtttaactgagtatgagttagtagATGTTGAAGATTGA
- the LOC107859315 gene encoding IgA receptor isoform X2, with translation MCSAISTLKENESLSSKMAELEKEKEAALSKISQLEREGESALSKIVAVKKKKQAALFKIYELEKEKERTVNKVALLEREGKAAFSKIAVLETEKQAASSKIEELEKEKEDAARKIGLLEKELEAKEEKFGLYTNAQLQKEVELRTKFEVFKRHTNAEREIEKDAAMSKIAMLETELEIKEVRAYKQAIRALREIQVEDKEPREKMKELTITMQKLTEERNYWETLAKGKESETAELVEARKEIIRVLSDHYSPIPGKIMTYKLWNSKEDRKATLSEAICLMGEKLKEAKIKDTGFVKVDQLKPGTKDINLIVKVLNTNVVVDKNQNNRKSSGRHTCSQPRITRVAESLVGDETGSITFTARNEQVDLMEPGSILLLYGAEIQMYRGSMRLAVERSVQIIIAEPVEFVVCEDNNMSLTEYELVDVED, from the exons AAGGAGAATGAATCGCTATCAAGTAAAATGGCCGAGCTTGAGAAGGAGAAAGAAGCTGCATTGAGCAAGATAAGTCAGCTTGAGAGGGAAGGAGAATCTGCACTTAGTAAGATAGTTGcagtaaagaagaaaaaacaagctGCATTGTTTAAGATATACGAacttgagaaagagaaagaacgTACAGTGAATAAGGTGGCTTTGCTTGAGAGAGAGGGAAAAGCTGCATTCAGTAAGATAGCTGTCCTTGAGACGGAGAAACAAGCTGCATCAAGTAAGATAGAGGAGCTCGAAAAGGAGAAAGAAGATGCGGCCAGGAAGATAGGTTTGCTTGAGAAGGAGCTAGAAGCTAAGGAAGAGAAATTTGGATTGTACACAAATGCTCAACTTCAAAAGGAGGTGGAGCTAAGAACCAAGTTTGAGGTATTCAAAAGGCATACAAATGCTGAGCGTGAGATAGAGAAAGATGCTGCAATGAGTAAGATAGCTATGCTTGAGACGGAGCTCGAAATTAAGGAAGTTAGAGCATATAAGCAAGCTATAAGAGCTTTAAGGGAGATCCAAGTTGAAGATAAAGAACCCAGGGAAAAGATGAAAGAGTTGACCATAACTATGCAAAAACTCACTGAGGAAAGAAACTATTGGGAAACTTTAGCTAAGGGCAAAGAAAGCGAGACTGCTGAGCTAGTAGAAGCTCGAAAAGAGATAATCAGA gTTCTTTCTGACCATTACTCACCTATACCGGGCAAAATCATGACTTACAAGCTTTGGAATAGCAAGGAAGACAGGAAAGCTACTCTATCAGAAGCCATTTGTTTAATGGGGGAAAAACTGAAGGAGGCAAAGATCAAAGATACAG GATTTGTCAAGGTGGATCAATTGAAGCCAGGAACAAAGGACATCAATCTAATTGTCAAGGTCCTAAACACTAACGTGGTGGTTGACAAGAACCAAAACAACAGGAAAAGTTCCGGCCGCCACACATGTTCTCAACCGCGAATCACACGCGTAGCTGAGAGCCTTGTTGGAGATGAAACAGGAAGTATCACATTCACTGCTCGTAATGAACAAG TTGACTTGATGGAGCCTGGTAGCATCCTCCTCCTTTATGGTGCAGAAATCCAAATGTATCGAGGTTCCATGAGGTTAGCTGTAGAGCGTAGTGTACAAATCATAATCGCAGAACCTGTGGAATTTGTTGTATGTGAGGATAACAATATGTCtttaactgagtatgagttagtagATGTTGAAGATTGA